In Flavobacterium gelatinilyticum, a genomic segment contains:
- a CDS encoding MFS transporter, with translation MKTDNTKPWFWIPLLNFASGLPYAVIISVSVLMYKNLGITNEDIGLYTSLLYLPWVIKPLWSPFIELTGTKRKWFLSMQLLISIAFLLVGFTIPANGFFMMTLAIFWVAAFASASNDIASDGFYLLVLPKEQQSFFLGIRSTFYRLSMLAGNGLIVLFAGYLEHKYGDNTKAWSYTMICVGLLMTFITVYNFIFTPKNEINPVENKEHHHQSFGTIFISFFKKKQIAVILIFILVFRLGESQLLKMLTPFLIDPIKYELVETSSDLNENKALEIFNTKVKAGIKPEQSELQLLYSKLPVVVENRNGKKAVAEIQPKKNEEYKKVNEARIRFIDELISKKGNQKTVQVGGMGLDTEDVGLIYGTFGLIALTIGGILGGIAISKQGLTKWMFPMFLAMHLPILGFILLAFFHPSSIYYIYAVVILEQFGYGFGFTGFMMYLIHVAEGESKTAHYALATGFMALGMMLPGMLSGFIQKYLGYQNFFIWVLIATIPGLILSRFLIFPKDFGKKSEEV, from the coding sequence ATGAAAACAGATAATACCAAACCGTGGTTTTGGATTCCGCTTCTCAACTTTGCTTCGGGATTACCGTATGCCGTAATTATCTCGGTTTCAGTATTAATGTACAAAAACCTCGGAATAACCAATGAAGACATTGGACTCTATACCAGTTTATTATATCTGCCTTGGGTTATTAAACCACTTTGGAGTCCGTTTATCGAACTTACGGGAACCAAAAGAAAATGGTTCTTATCGATGCAATTACTAATTTCAATTGCATTTTTACTCGTAGGATTTACCATTCCTGCGAATGGTTTTTTCATGATGACTCTGGCTATATTCTGGGTTGCCGCTTTTGCTTCGGCTTCAAATGATATTGCGAGTGACGGTTTTTATTTATTGGTTTTACCAAAAGAGCAGCAGTCGTTTTTCCTCGGAATCAGAAGTACTTTTTACAGATTATCAATGCTGGCCGGAAACGGATTAATTGTTCTTTTTGCCGGTTATTTGGAACATAAATATGGCGACAATACAAAAGCATGGTCATACACGATGATTTGTGTTGGTTTATTAATGACTTTTATTACGGTTTATAATTTTATTTTTACGCCCAAAAACGAAATAAATCCTGTTGAAAATAAAGAACATCACCATCAAAGTTTCGGAACTATTTTCATCAGCTTTTTTAAGAAAAAACAAATTGCTGTTATTTTAATTTTTATCCTTGTTTTCAGATTAGGAGAATCGCAGTTATTAAAAATGCTGACTCCATTCTTAATTGACCCTATCAAATATGAGTTAGTAGAGACAAGTTCAGATTTAAATGAAAATAAAGCTTTAGAAATATTTAATACAAAGGTAAAAGCAGGCATAAAACCTGAACAATCAGAATTACAGCTCTTATATTCAAAATTACCTGTTGTGGTTGAAAACAGAAATGGTAAAAAAGCCGTAGCAGAAATTCAGCCTAAAAAAAATGAAGAATATAAAAAAGTAAACGAAGCAAGAATTCGTTTTATTGATGAATTGATTTCAAAAAAAGGAAATCAAAAAACAGTTCAGGTAGGCGGTATGGGGCTCGACACTGAAGATGTTGGTTTAATATACGGTACTTTCGGTTTAATTGCTTTAACTATTGGCGGGATTTTAGGCGGTATTGCAATCTCTAAACAAGGACTCACGAAATGGATGTTCCCAATGTTTCTGGCTATGCATCTTCCAATTCTAGGATTTATTTTATTGGCTTTCTTTCATCCTTCATCAATTTATTACATTTATGCCGTTGTAATTTTAGAACAATTTGGTTACGGTTTTGGCTTTACGGGCTTTATGATGTATTTAATTCATGTTGCAGAAGGAGAATCAAAAACAGCGCATTATGCACTGGCAACCGGATTTATGGCATTAGGAATGATGCTTCCGGGAATGCTAAGCGGTTTTATACAAAAATATTTAGGCTATCAAAACTTTTTTATCTGGGTTTTAATTGCCACAATTCCAGGTCTTATTTTATCACGTTTTTTAATTTTCCCAAAAGATTTTGGGAAGAAATCTGAAGAAGTTTAA